The sequence TTATTAGCCAGTATGACAACACTTGTCGGTGTCACTAGTGCGGCGGCTGACTACTTTGCGACATTCCATCACCGTTTAGGCTATCGCTTTTGGGTTGTGATATTTACATTAATGACCACAATCGTATCAACGTTTGGTCTTGATACATTATTACGAGTCACTATTCCTGCATTATTAATGATTTATCCAACATCAGTCACTTTGGTATTACTGCAATTTATCCGTAACAAATTAAAAGCGCCTCGCTTTACCTATCGCTTTACAATTGCAATCATTGTCTTAATGAGCCTTTTCGATACATTAAAACAATTGAAGTGGTTAAATGCTGATTTACTGCAATTATTTAGCTATATCCCTCTGTCTGATTATGGCTTAGGTTGGGTATTACCAGGTATCATTGCATTCGTTATTTCATTAATCATCAGTCTCAATTTTAAAGAAACTGAACCTGAAATTGCTACTTCTAATACTATAAAATAAATAATTAGCCCCAAAGCAGATATCTGCTTTGGGGCTAATTTTTAATCACTATTAACTCATTGAATACTCTGTTACCTACATAACGGGTTGTATCCATTTCGTTCGATATTTATCAATCAATGCCATTAAAATTGCTTCTGATTGCGCATCAGGAATACCTTTAATATCACTTGCTCTAAAATGCATCTGAAATGCGCTGACTACTTTCTGTGTCTCAGGATCTAATACGCCACTCGTAGGTGTTTGATAACCATATTTCGCTAAAAGAGTTTGGAAATTAGCAATATCAACAGGCTCAGCGCTTTCTCTTCCCGCTAAATAAAAAGTCACGGTATCGTCATCAGGCCAAGCGCCTATTCCCTGTTTTGCTAACTCAGCCCATGGGAAAAGTGGTCCAGGATCAACCTTGCGTTGTGGTGCAATATCGCTATGGCCAACAACATTTTGTGGTTCAATACCATAACGTTGAATAATATCTTTCATCATAACGGCTATTGTGGAAATTTGTTCTGAAGTATAAGGAAACCATTTTCTTAATTTTCCCTGATCTTCATAACCATAATTGACTATTTCAATACCGATAGAACCATCATTCAAACCAGCACTATTTCCCCACTGGCTTAAACCTGCATGCCATGCTCTTTTATCTTCACTGACTAGATAGTAAACAACGGGTTTATTATCAACTAATTCTGGTTTAGAAGGGATTAGATAATGGCTACTCACATTCCCCGACGTTAACGTTTTTAACGATCCTTCATCATCCATTGCGGTATAGTGCATGACTAAAAATTTTACACGATTATCTTGCCCTGGGTTATTAGGAACAACTTGCGCAATATAGCTACCTCTATCAATAAGCTGAGGTTGCTGAGAGCAACCTGAAAGCAATCCCAAAGTAATAAGTAAGCCTAAGCTATAGCGATTAAAATTCATCATCCATCCTGAATAATGTTAAACAGTAAATTTAAGGCTAAATTGTAGACAAAAAACCCATATTAAAGAATATGGGTTTTAAGTTTTGGTTGTTTTTTATTATTACTTCAGTTATTACCTACTTTTTCACATCGAACTAAAGGTTCATCAGGAACAATATTCTCATCCCAAATACCTTCTTCAATATCATCTTTCAACTCTGGATATTGTCGAATATCAAATGTAGGCAGTAAACCGGCTTGACGCTGCTGGTTATAATCTTTAACTAATTTTAAGGCGACACCAGAAAGCAATATGATTGCGATTAAATTAGTCATCGCCATTAATCCCATAGAGAGATCTGCCATTTTCCAAACA comes from Proteus vulgaris and encodes:
- a CDS encoding N-acetylmuramoyl-L-alanine amidase, coding for MNFNRYSLGLLITLGLLSGCSQQPQLIDRGSYIAQVVPNNPGQDNRVKFLVMHYTAMDDEGSLKTLTSGNVSSHYLIPSKPELVDNKPVVYYLVSEDKRAWHAGLSQWGNSAGLNDGSIGIEIVNYGYEDQGKLRKWFPYTSEQISTIAVMMKDIIQRYGIEPQNVVGHSDIAPQRKVDPGPLFPWAELAKQGIGAWPDDDTVTFYLAGRESAEPVDIANFQTLLAKYGYQTPTSGVLDPETQKVVSAFQMHFRASDIKGIPDAQSEAILMALIDKYRTKWIQPVM